The following are encoded in a window of Manihot esculenta cultivar AM560-2 chromosome 8, M.esculenta_v8, whole genome shotgun sequence genomic DNA:
- the LOC110621300 gene encoding nudix hydrolase 5 — MIYLLDLLWSESSVNHVKLLPASNDDHEGVIVDMKEPMEPDVFLTLLRASLSLWRQQAKRGVWIKLPIELVNLVETAVKEGFWYHRAEPSYLMLVYWIPETASTIPANASHRVGIGAIVINDKREVLVVQEKSGRFRGTGMWKIPTGVVDEPSELNTYSDIEAVYTCLMNEYEVKEEDLILYGQSVGSGPTLHLASRLEKLRGVVLHSAILSGIRVLCPVKMTFWFDIYKNIDKIRQVNCPVLIIHKLVEDQNQMIAQMRDELQAVKMGQQSSSLMPSSSDSPSAHRSLGDSHID, encoded by the exons atgatatacctccttgaccttttgtGGTCTgaatcaag tgttaATCATGTTAAATTGCTTCCTGCATCTAATGATGATCATGAGGGTGTAATAGTTGACATGAAGGAGCCTATGGAACCTGACGTATTTCTCACCTTGCTCAGAGCTTCATTATCACTGTGGAGGCAACAG GCGAAGAGGGGAGTTTGGATTAAGTTACCCATTGAACTTGTAAATCTTGTAGAAACTGCAGTTAAG gaAGGATTTTGGTACCACCGTGCTGAGCCAAGTTACCTTATGCTTGTTTACTGGATTCCTGAAACTGCAAGTACAATCCCTGCTAATGCTTCACATAGAGTAGGTATTGGTGCTATTGTCATTAATGACAAAAGAGAG GTGCTTGTTGTCCAGGAAAAGAGTGGCAGATTTCGAGGAACAGGGATGTGGAAAATTCCCACTGGAGTTGTTGATGAG CCCTCTGAGTTAAACACATACTCTGACATAGAGGCCGTGTACACTTGTTTGATGAATGAATATGAAGTTAAGGAAGAGGATTTGATCTTGTATGGACAATCTGTTGGAAGTGGACCTACCCTGCATTTAGCTTCTCGTTTAGAGAAGTTGAGGGGAGTTGTTCTTCACAGCGCAATCCTTTCAGGCATACGCGTCTTGTGTCCTGTCAAGATGACATTTTGGTTTGACATTTACAAG AATATTGACAAAATACGGCAAGTCAATTGCCCAGTTCTTATTATACAT AAACTTGTAGAAGACCAAAATCAGATGATAGCTCAAATGCGTGATGAACTACAGGCAGTGAAGATGGGACAGCAGTCTTCCTCATTGATGCCATCATCATCTGATAGTCCTTCAGCTCATAGATCTCTTGGTGATTCACATATTGATTAG